A genomic region of Alnus glutinosa chromosome 11, dhAlnGlut1.1, whole genome shotgun sequence contains the following coding sequences:
- the LOC133881939 gene encoding receptor-like protein 56, with protein METCFAKNVIFVWIATIALYPLACGKGCSKEQTRALLEINNSTNGSAFEGWNGRDCCEASGIFCGGIAGGVSFMFLVGEYASSRSTWYPNVTLFTLFDELEELSLYNMQIGGGLEPFCELKRLNHLTYLNLQNNRMEGGIPSCLGTIGNLQELILSNNRLYGNLPPSIFSKQSKIMKFDVSANKLDGVLSFSTFANASSLKYLDLSSNCNLKIETESPSWVPTFQLNYLNLSNCNLNKKNGHVVPSFITTQVLLYCLDLSHNLIEGSIPCQLLFNLSIGSLSLRSNKIDGSLFLGCFANRTSSLRSFDISDNQVKGPLPENIGHLLPNLYHVDMSSNALEGIIPWSFGNLFFEALDLSNNMLSGTIPQSLTRDGTPLVYLNLSNNKLKGEMLPRDSKMTWLECLQLNDNQFEGMISLSISNSPSLVILDIRNNNLSGNISKWLYDQPFLAAVLLSGNHFEGHLLRRMCEMESLQVFDISDNHISGGIPSCLDNITFWKKISPSSNGSKYFIEKGRLYFLVHPSKLGLKFEITTSLRIKREVYAYKGIPLSLMTIIDMSSNQLTGNIPFEMEELSQLRSLNLSNNFLTGPIPNSFQNLKNVESLDLSHNKLSGGIPFEFVEMTSLSVFSVAYNNLSGRVPFERQFSTFETQCYDGNPDLCGDPLPRNCSTTNQLEPGHEDEKEETRIIDSPLFFYAFVVVSYAFGFWVFFGILIINKNWRRIYFRAVDRIIESCFEMLSKYR; from the exons ATGGAGACTTGTTTTgctaaaaatgtcatttttgtttGGATTGCGACTATCGCTTTATACCCTTTGGCTTGTGGTAAAGGATGCAGCAAAGAACAGACGAGAGCTCTCTTGGAGATCAACAACTCCACAAATGGTTCAGCCTTTGAGGGTTGGAATGGAAGGGATTGTTGTGAAGCGAGTGGAATCTTTTGTGGCGGTATTGCTGGAGGAGTTAGCTTCATGTTTTTGGTAGGGGAGTACGCTTCATCAAGAAGTACATGGTATCCAAATGTAACCTTGTTCACCTTATTTGATGAACTCGAAGAACTATCACTGTATAACATGCAAATTGGAGGAGGGCTTGAAC CTTTTTGCGAGCTGAAGCGATTAAATCATCTAACATATTTGAATCTTCAGAACAATAGAATGGAAGGCGGTATTCCCTCTTGTCTTGGGACGATTGGAAACCTTCAAGAACTTATTCTATCAAATAATCGTCTTTATGGTAATTTACCTCCATCAATATTCTCCAAACAAAGCAAGATTATGAAGTTTGATGTTTCGGCCAATAAATTAGATggggttttatcattttctactttTGCCAATGCTTCAAGTCTTAAATACCTTGATCTTTCAAGCAactgcaatttgaaaattgaaaccGAATCTCCCTCATGGGTTCCAACATTTCAGCTAAATTATCTGAATTTGTCGAATTGTAACCTCAACAAGAAGAATGGTCACGTTGTCCCAAGCTTCATCACCACCCAAGTTTTATTGTATTGCCTAGACTTGTCTCACAACTTAATAGAGGGAAGCATACCTTGTCAGTTGCTATTCAACTTGAGTATCGGATCTTTATCCTTGAGAAGTAACAAAATTGATGgttctctttttcttggttGCTTTGCTAATCGAACTTCATCACTTAGATCCTTCGACATATCAGATAATCAGGTCAAAGGCCCTCTTCCCGAAAATATTGGACATCTTCTTCCAAACTTATATCATGTTGACATGTCCTCAAATGCATTAGAGGGCATCATTCCTTGGTCTTTTGGCAATCTGTTTTTTGAAGCATTAGACCTTTCTAATAACATGCTCTCAGGGACAATACCGCAAAGTTTGACTAGAGATGGCACCCCACTGGTATATCTAAATCTATCAAACAATAAATTGAAAGGAGAAATGCTCCCAAGGGACTCCAAAATGACATGGTTGGAGTGCTTACAACTCAACGACAATCAATTTGAAGGAATGATCTCACTCTCGATATCAAACAGCCCCTCTCTAGTAATCCTAGATATTCGAAACAATAACTTGTCTGGTAATATTTCAAAGTGGTTGTATGATCAACCTTTCTTGGCGGCAGTCCTTTTGAGTGGAAATCACTTTGAAGGTCACCTACTCCGAAGAATGTGTGAAATGGAAAGTTTGCAAGTTTTCGATATCTCTGATAATCATATTTCAGGAGGTATTCCCTCCTGTCTTGATAACATTACATTCTGGAAGAAGATTTCTCCAAGCTCTAATGGCTCAAAATATTTCATAGAAAAGGGTCGACTGTATTTCCTAGTACATCCAAGTAAACTAGGGCTTAAATTCGAAATTACAACGTCTTTGCGAATAAAACGTGAGGTATATGCTTACAAAGGTATCCCACTCTCATTGATGACTATAATTGACATGTCATCTAACCAATTGACAGGTAACATTCCTTTTGAAATGGAAGAATTGTCGCAGCTTCGGTCCTTGAACTTGTCAAATAATTTTCTAACAGGCCCCATTCCAAATTCTTTTCAAAACTTGAAAAACGTGGAGAGCTTGGATCTTTCCCACAACAAGTTGAGTGGGGGAATTCCTTTTGAATTTGTTGAAATGACTTCTCTATCAGTATTTAGTGTTGCCTATAACAATCTTTCTGGAAGAGTCCCATTTGAGAGGCAGTTCTCAACTTTCGAGACACAATGCTATGATGGAAATCCGGATCTCTGTGGAGACCCTCTGCCGAGAAACTGCTCAACTACAAACCAACTTGAACCTGGACATGAGGATGAAAAGGAAGAGACTAGAATAATCGATAGCCCTTTATTCTTCTATGCATTTGTTGTTGTATCTTATGCATTcggattttgggttttctttgggaTCCTAATCATTAACAAGAATTGGAGGCGTATCTATTTTAGAGCTGTGGACAGAATTATTGAGTCATGTTTTGAAATGCTCTCCAAGTATCGGTGA
- the LOC133882611 gene encoding uncharacterized protein LOC133882611, producing MMVDSLRHAHEELARKQAEQHQHLLQEMQFLLKGKEPVDISINDGNEESSRQEDHAPVFQPEHPEGIVSGNGEISGNVTHNFQNNSTAEIPHSRPSCLNFPKFNGEDPEDSVWPKR from the exons ATGATGGTGGATTCGCTTCGGCATGCCCATGAGGAGCTTGCTCGGAAGCAGGCGGAACAACACCAGCACCTCCTGCAAGAAATGCAATTTTTGCTTAAAGGCAAAGAGCCGGTGGATATCAGTATTAATGACGGCAACGAAGAATCCAGTAGGCAGGAAGATCACGCTCCTGTTTTTCAGCCTGAGCATCCTGAGGGTATCGTAAGTGGCAACGGTGAAATCAGCGGAAATGTGACTCATAATTTCCAGAACAATTCTACCGCCGAAATACCTCACAGTCGGCCTTCTTGCCTCAATTTTCCGAAGTTCAATGGTGAAGACCCTGAAG ACTCGGTTTGGCCAAAAAGATAG